A genomic region of Oceaniferula marina contains the following coding sequences:
- a CDS encoding Tm-1-like ATP-binding domain-containing protein, producing the protein MKTIAILATLDTKAAEADFMRQQIEDLGGQAILMDLGLLGEPSTKVDITKEEVICAGGSSLEELLQSPSREKSNPVIVAGATKLTLELQRSGKIHAVVTLGGTQGTSTCGPILQALPYGFPKVMLSTAASGDTSPFVGIKDITMMFAVSDILGLNVFSRKILANAAAAAWGMAQSDVCITQSTAKGVIGMSNLGVLTQGAMHAIHLFEQAGYEVITFHAIGAGGDAMEQMMKEGIITAVFDYALGEIADGCFDALRASGPERLTTAGKLGLPQVICPGGSEHLGLLVSKPNEVPPGWEDHQITWHTPYVFVPRLNAKEQSKVAKTIADRLQHAKEKTCFLMPLKGVSSYSAEGGELYNPELDAAYWDSLKKELPENIQIEALNLTAEDPEFVQHAVTTLIKMIEN; encoded by the coding sequence ATGAAAACCATTGCCATTCTGGCCACGCTCGACACCAAAGCTGCCGAAGCCGACTTCATGCGGCAACAAATTGAAGATCTTGGTGGTCAGGCGATTCTCATGGACTTGGGCTTACTTGGTGAGCCTTCTACCAAGGTCGACATCACCAAAGAAGAAGTCATCTGTGCCGGAGGAAGTTCTCTTGAAGAACTTCTCCAAAGCCCTAGCCGTGAAAAATCCAACCCGGTCATTGTCGCTGGAGCAACCAAACTCACACTCGAGCTTCAGCGCAGTGGAAAAATTCATGCGGTGGTGACACTCGGAGGCACCCAGGGCACCTCGACCTGCGGCCCTATTTTGCAAGCACTCCCCTATGGGTTCCCCAAGGTGATGCTCTCAACCGCTGCCTCGGGCGACACCTCCCCCTTTGTCGGAATCAAAGACATCACCATGATGTTTGCCGTCAGTGACATTCTGGGCTTGAACGTTTTCTCTCGAAAGATCCTCGCCAATGCCGCTGCGGCAGCTTGGGGAATGGCTCAGTCCGATGTATGCATTACCCAATCCACAGCCAAGGGAGTCATTGGCATGTCTAACCTCGGCGTTCTCACCCAGGGGGCGATGCATGCCATCCATCTCTTCGAACAAGCAGGCTATGAAGTGATCACCTTCCACGCCATCGGAGCGGGTGGCGATGCCATGGAACAAATGATGAAAGAAGGAATCATCACCGCTGTCTTTGACTATGCCCTCGGGGAAATCGCCGACGGCTGCTTCGATGCCCTCCGAGCATCCGGCCCGGAACGTCTCACCACCGCCGGCAAGCTCGGCCTTCCGCAGGTGATTTGCCCGGGTGGATCCGAACACCTCGGACTGCTGGTCAGCAAGCCCAACGAAGTCCCTCCAGGATGGGAAGACCACCAGATCACCTGGCATACCCCTTACGTATTTGTGCCTCGTCTCAATGCTAAAGAACAAAGCAAAGTGGCCAAGACGATTGCCGACCGTCTGCAACATGCAAAAGAAAAAACATGTTTCCTCATGCCCCTCAAAGGGGTCAGCAGCTACTCAGCTGAAGGAGGAGAACTCTACAACCCCGAACTTGACGCAGCCTACTGGGACTCTCTGAAGAAGGAACTTCCTGAGAACATCCAAATCGAAGCTCTCAACCTAACAGCTGAAGACCCTGAATTTGTACAACACGCGGTTACGACTCTCATCAAAATGATCGAAAACTAA
- the lsrF gene encoding 3-hydroxy-5-phosphonooxypentane-2,4-dione thiolase, which yields MADLDDIRDGDNFGLNTPADTSAFYLKGMNSASWGIKNRMSRIFNRDSGRTVMLAFDHGFLMGPTSGLERIDLNIAPLAEEADCLMGCRGMIRTCIPAENTKPICLRTDSGTTILTEMNHNVLISEQDAIGMNVSAMAAMLAIGDADTEASTIANFSRLVDIGNKYSIPVMGVTAVGKDMTRDSRYFGLASRVCAENGASIVKTYYTEGFENVVAACPVPVVIAGGKKLPELEALELCYKAIQCGASGVDMGRNVFQSEAPLAMMKAVKAVVHNNATPAEAFDLFNTLKNEN from the coding sequence ATGGCAGACCTAGACGACATCAGAGACGGAGACAACTTCGGACTCAACACTCCAGCAGACACAAGTGCATTTTACCTCAAAGGTATGAATAGCGCTTCGTGGGGAATTAAAAACCGCATGTCCCGTATCTTCAACCGTGATTCAGGGCGCACCGTAATGCTGGCCTTCGACCATGGCTTCCTTATGGGACCCACATCCGGACTTGAGCGCATCGACCTCAATATTGCCCCCCTCGCCGAAGAAGCAGACTGTTTGATGGGATGCCGCGGCATGATCCGCACCTGTATCCCGGCAGAGAACACCAAACCCATCTGCCTACGGACAGACAGCGGAACCACCATCCTCACGGAAATGAATCACAACGTCCTCATCTCCGAGCAAGATGCCATCGGCATGAACGTATCGGCCATGGCCGCCATGCTCGCCATTGGTGATGCTGATACCGAAGCCTCCACCATCGCCAACTTCAGTCGCCTGGTTGACATTGGCAACAAATACAGCATCCCCGTCATGGGAGTGACCGCTGTTGGCAAAGACATGACTCGTGACTCCCGCTACTTCGGACTGGCTTCCCGTGTCTGCGCCGAGAACGGTGCCAGCATTGTTAAAACCTACTACACCGAGGGTTTTGAAAACGTCGTTGCCGCATGCCCGGTCCCCGTCGTTATCGCTGGAGGTAAAAAACTCCCCGAACTCGAGGCTCTCGAGCTCTGTTATAAGGCAATCCAATGTGGAGCGTCCGGAGTCGATATGGGACGCAACGTCTTCCAATCCGAAGCTCCCCTCGCAATGATGAAAGCGGTCAAAGCCGTCGTTCACAACAACGCGACACCAGCTGAAGCATTCGATCTCTTCAACACCCTGAAGAACGAAAACTAA
- a CDS encoding ribulose-phosphate 3-epimerase, translating into MSYTERLNRLRCATQSAPILSIGTLTGNMMHQANDIQLLEEAGIQLLHLDVMDGTVWPKISVGSGFLSGLQTQLIKDVHLLTSHPEKHIGDFVSAGADIITIQIEHCQDIGATLNQIREAGALASAGIYPTTPIEELLPYLELCDVVFILAIGPETGSQSFFDVVAKRITQLRELNPDLILAVDGAVKKETAGEIASMKPDLIVSGSAIFNGHDATANIHEMNQIISTATE; encoded by the coding sequence ATGAGCTATACAGAACGACTCAACAGGCTTCGATGCGCTACACAAAGCGCGCCCATTCTTAGCATCGGCACCTTGACAGGAAACATGATGCATCAGGCCAATGACATCCAACTCCTCGAAGAGGCCGGCATTCAACTCCTCCACCTCGATGTCATGGACGGAACGGTGTGGCCTAAAATATCCGTTGGCTCAGGATTTTTGTCAGGACTTCAAACGCAGCTCATCAAAGATGTCCACTTACTCACAAGCCACCCGGAAAAACACATCGGCGATTTTGTATCCGCCGGAGCTGACATCATCACCATTCAAATTGAACACTGCCAAGATATCGGAGCTACACTCAATCAAATCCGTGAAGCCGGGGCACTCGCCAGCGCCGGCATTTACCCCACGACCCCAATCGAAGAACTGCTACCATATCTAGAACTCTGCGATGTCGTATTCATTCTCGCCATCGGCCCCGAAACAGGAAGTCAATCCTTCTTTGACGTCGTAGCCAAACGCATCACACAACTTCGCGAACTCAACCCGGACCTCATCCTCGCTGTGGACGGAGCCGTCAAAAAAGAGACCGCCGGCGAAATTGCCTCGATGAAACCAGACCTCATCGTCAGTGGCAGCGCCATTTTCAATGGCCATGACGCCACAGCAAACATCCATGAGATGAATCAAATTATCTCCACAGCCACCGAATAA
- a CDS encoding phosphoenolpyruvate hydrolase family protein translates to MITKRISTQQILANLQHKIEQRLPIMISSAGSGLVAKLQEQCGTDCINTFSGARLRANGMGTMSMMWPILDSNKQTLDYTREDIMPALDGKAFVCACLNANDPLKDMRMVLQECKDMGVNSVSNIGPSISYVDHDSEIYKVMTSAGITIDNEIEMLKLAKEEMDMVSIGLAFTLEDSIRICAEAKPHIFCYHAGTTKGGIKGYDNGMTIEETAEQTEYAYQKCREVHPEVILVGHGAAMENPDDAQYMLDHTSGHGFWTGSSTERLPIERAVTQAASEFTSLRFSK, encoded by the coding sequence ATGATTACCAAACGCATCAGCACCCAACAAATCCTCGCCAACTTGCAACATAAAATCGAGCAGCGCCTACCTATTATGATCTCGTCCGCAGGTAGTGGTCTGGTCGCAAAACTTCAAGAGCAGTGCGGCACCGACTGCATTAATACCTTTTCAGGAGCCCGACTTCGAGCCAATGGCATGGGTACCATGTCGATGATGTGGCCGATCCTCGATTCCAACAAACAAACACTCGACTACACTCGTGAAGACATCATGCCGGCACTTGACGGCAAAGCCTTTGTCTGCGCCTGCCTGAATGCCAACGACCCGCTCAAGGACATGCGTATGGTGCTTCAAGAGTGCAAGGACATGGGTGTCAACTCAGTGTCGAATATCGGTCCATCGATCTCCTACGTCGACCACGATTCCGAAATCTACAAGGTGATGACCTCGGCCGGTATCACCATCGATAACGAAATTGAAATGCTCAAATTGGCCAAGGAGGAAATGGATATGGTCAGTATTGGCTTGGCCTTCACGCTCGAAGATTCCATCCGCATCTGCGCCGAAGCAAAGCCACACATTTTTTGCTACCACGCCGGAACGACCAAAGGCGGTATCAAAGGCTACGATAATGGTATGACCATTGAAGAAACCGCCGAGCAGACGGAATACGCTTACCAAAAATGCCGTGAAGTCCACCCCGAGGTCATCCTCGTTGGTCATGGCGCAGCCATGGAGAACCCGGACGATGCCCAGTATATGCTCGACCACACCTCTGGACATGGATTCTGGACCGGCTCATCCACTGAACGCCTTCCCATTGAACGGGCAGTGACCCAGGCCGCATCTGAATTTACCTCTCTCCGCTTCTCCAAGTAA
- a CDS encoding SDR family oxidoreductase produces the protein MSQKLIQQAEARKAAFDYTQVTALQPHLGKVAIVTGAAGGIGRATAEKLHADGATVVGLDINPAVTKNLQGQGLSGAVCDITDDTALQQAVDKVVSDHGGLDIIVANAGIFKSGEFIEELDDTWDLHIKINLTATQRFLKFSIPYLKVGIKASIIIMGSRNFSAPGPGAAAYSVTKAGVTQLARVAALELAPFGVRVNTLHPDAVFDTELWTDEALEKSAARYGMSVQEYKTKNLLHTEIKSTDIAQLVSTVAGPAFHATTGAQIPIDGGNDRVI, from the coding sequence ATGTCCCAAAAACTCATTCAACAGGCCGAAGCACGAAAGGCTGCCTTTGATTACACCCAAGTCACAGCTCTCCAACCACACCTTGGAAAAGTCGCCATCGTCACCGGCGCCGCAGGCGGCATAGGTCGGGCCACCGCAGAAAAACTCCACGCCGATGGAGCCACCGTCGTAGGTCTCGATATCAACCCCGCCGTCACCAAGAATCTTCAAGGTCAGGGGCTCAGTGGCGCTGTCTGTGACATCACGGATGACACGGCACTCCAACAAGCCGTCGACAAAGTGGTCTCAGACCATGGAGGGCTCGATATCATTGTGGCCAACGCTGGCATTTTCAAATCCGGGGAATTCATTGAAGAGCTCGATGATACCTGGGACCTCCACATCAAAATCAACCTAACAGCAACGCAGCGCTTCCTCAAGTTCTCCATCCCTTACCTCAAAGTGGGCATCAAGGCTTCGATCATCATCATGGGGTCTCGGAATTTTTCTGCCCCAGGCCCGGGTGCCGCAGCCTACTCCGTCACCAAAGCCGGGGTCACCCAGTTGGCTCGTGTCGCAGCCCTTGAGCTGGCGCCATTCGGAGTACGGGTCAATACGCTCCACCCCGATGCCGTGTTCGACACCGAACTATGGACCGATGAAGCCCTCGAAAAGTCCGCAGCCCGATACGGCATGAGTGTGCAGGAATACAAAACCAAAAACCTGCTCCACACAGAAATCAAATCCACCGATATTGCCCAACTCGTCAGCACGGTCGCCGGTCCGGCATTCCATGCCACCACAGGTGCCCAAATACCCATCGACGGTGGAAACGACCGTGTCATATAA
- the hisS gene encoding histidine--tRNA ligase yields MADKRFQSLPGFRDFTPRDCAIRNYLFSVWKEVAHRYGFVEYEAPIVESTDLYLKKSGGELTTQLFRFEDQGGRDITLRPELTASLARIVGANQRDYPKPLKWFEIGPCFRYEKPQKGRGREFIQFNADILGEKSAHADAELIALAIDTMLALGFKQGDFVIRASDRQSWLSFCEQHGIDDPSEFLPIIDRLEKLKPEAIAEKLAAFQVTREQVDAFISNPENASDDFKSIQADLDARGLSQFLELDLTIVRGLAYYTGAVFEIFDIKKSMRAVAGGGRYDGLLATLSDGSADLPATGFAMGDMVIRNFIEETPHAKMEMEAWLQRNAPCDVFVVLADDSKRSQALGIISRLRSAGVAVDFPLSRLNVGKQFKKAEQSGARFALVVGAEFPEMQLKSLSSRTEQRIAPEENPVDVILHQITQPDGPLIA; encoded by the coding sequence ATGGCCGACAAGCGTTTCCAATCTTTACCCGGGTTTCGGGATTTCACCCCGCGTGACTGCGCAATCCGCAACTACCTTTTCTCCGTTTGGAAAGAGGTGGCCCACCGTTACGGCTTTGTTGAATATGAAGCTCCGATTGTCGAATCAACAGACCTCTACCTCAAAAAATCAGGAGGCGAACTGACGACCCAGCTGTTTCGCTTTGAAGACCAAGGCGGCAGAGACATCACCCTGCGCCCGGAGCTGACCGCATCGCTGGCCCGGATCGTCGGAGCCAACCAGCGCGACTACCCTAAACCACTGAAATGGTTCGAAATCGGCCCCTGCTTTCGCTACGAAAAACCACAAAAAGGCCGTGGCCGGGAATTTATCCAGTTCAATGCTGACATCCTGGGCGAAAAATCCGCACATGCGGATGCCGAGCTGATCGCTCTGGCGATCGACACCATGCTGGCACTTGGATTCAAGCAGGGTGACTTCGTCATCCGGGCATCAGACCGACAAAGCTGGCTAAGCTTCTGTGAACAACACGGCATTGACGATCCGTCTGAGTTCTTGCCGATCATCGATCGACTGGAAAAACTCAAGCCTGAGGCCATCGCGGAAAAACTGGCAGCATTCCAAGTGACCCGTGAGCAAGTCGATGCATTCATCAGCAATCCGGAGAATGCATCAGACGATTTTAAATCCATCCAAGCGGACCTCGATGCCCGAGGGCTCAGTCAATTCCTCGAGCTCGACCTCACGATTGTTCGGGGCCTCGCCTACTACACCGGTGCTGTCTTTGAGATTTTCGACATCAAAAAGTCGATGCGTGCCGTGGCTGGAGGCGGCCGATACGATGGCCTGCTCGCGACCCTCTCTGACGGATCGGCGGATTTACCCGCCACCGGATTTGCCATGGGCGACATGGTCATCCGGAACTTCATTGAAGAGACGCCCCATGCCAAGATGGAAATGGAAGCTTGGCTGCAACGCAATGCCCCCTGCGATGTTTTTGTTGTCCTTGCCGACGATTCAAAACGCAGCCAGGCTCTGGGCATCATCTCCCGACTCCGTTCAGCCGGAGTCGCTGTTGACTTCCCGCTGTCACGATTGAATGTTGGCAAACAGTTTAAAAAAGCCGAACAATCCGGCGCCCGCTTTGCCTTGGTGGTTGGGGCTGAATTTCCAGAAATGCAGCTTAAATCCCTCTCTTCACGCACCGAACAACGAATCGCTCCTGAAGAAAATCCTGTAGACGTCATCCTCCACCAGATCACCCAGCCTGACGGGCCTCTGATCGCCTGA
- a CDS encoding PVC-type heme-binding CxxCH protein: MNNTIKPFILVSALTPQLLGAQPSDHLVFEGNSGPGKGKHVVFLSGDEEYRSEESMPMMAQLMAELGFKCSVLFSLNNKGIVDPNNQKSLSHSEALDSADAIVMCVRFRNWEDQAMQRFDQAFERGTPIVALRTSTHAFKFPKTSKWAKYSFNAKPETGWDKGFGRQVLGETWVNHHGVHKKEGTRSVIEEANKNHPILQGVGTIFGTSDVYGASPLKPSTILLRGEVTKTLEADSPAVEGKKNKPMQPIAWTREFKQANGKTNKILTTTMGAATDLSDANLRRLVVNGVFWGMDMNVPKDISVDTPGEYKPSKYSFNAFKKGLKPSDFVLSPATPSKKTEAKTESNNIRIKQNEHITLLGSGLGSRMNHFGHFETDLQLRFPNNKLIIRNLCDEGNTPGFRPHPGRPSPWAFPGAEKFQTELKKGSGSQGRFESPDQWLTRLKTDTIIAFFGFNSSFNGPAGLDSFREELDGFIKHTLAQKYNGKERPQLVLVSPTAVQDLSSTHGTPDGKSINANLKLYTEAMQEVATANKIPFVDVFSPSLAIFSRSTKPLTVDGALLNDRAYRWLAQRLSTSLFGKTHTDTTHKALVHDAVMEKNWCWMKDYKIANGVHVYGRRYKPFGPQNYPDELIKTREMTKLRDHAIWRALEGKKSDLAKADAKTHPLPEVPSNYKPSNKNGSPEYLPGSKSETKIEVADGYKIELFASEREFTDLANPVQISFDNKGRLWVATMPSYPHYKIGDPKPSDKLIIFEDTNGDGKADKQTTFADDLHIPIGFEITDHGVYVSQSDSLVLLKDTDGDDRYDTKEIVLSGFDDHDTHHAISAFCADPSGAIVMGEGVFLHSNVETIYGPQRGTNGGFFRYSPQRKKLIRYAQYSIPNPWGIAYDSYGQDFFIHTSGPSASWMLPGTVKPRYGVNLKAPDVLTSNKVRPTSGLEIVSSSHFPDNVQGDILINNNIGYLGAKQHQVVENGTGFSTKYRQDLFKSADKNFRPVDLEFAPDGSLYIADWHNALIGHMQHNARDPFRDHAHGRIYRLTYPSRPLVKPASVDGASISTLLDNLTLPEYRTRYRTRRELRGRDADDVLPALKAWAAAQTNERHKLEALWVSWGLNQVDEALLKQLLKSQDHKIRSAAVRVLRFNEHLIEDQASLLMVAANDDHGRVRLEAIAAASWIGKEQGLPIVEAAGNKAVDKYIKQSLTTSKAHLQGESSASEKKHVVKTHLKGKAKQLYLKGAEIYEREGHCGTCHQADGKGLPASGFPPLSKTKWAIGSEDRLIKLTLKGLHGPIEVLGKPYPGQVPMTPFEGMLNDEEIASVLTYVRNSFGNKASAITPQKVQAIRAEVKGKQGFYNPDELLKEHPHQ; this comes from the coding sequence ATGAATAACACCATCAAACCTTTCATCCTCGTGTCAGCCCTGACACCCCAACTCCTCGGTGCCCAGCCGAGCGATCATCTGGTCTTCGAGGGAAACTCGGGCCCGGGAAAAGGAAAACACGTCGTTTTTCTATCCGGTGATGAAGAATACCGCTCGGAAGAATCCATGCCAATGATGGCTCAGCTGATGGCTGAGCTTGGCTTCAAATGCTCGGTCCTCTTTTCATTGAATAACAAAGGCATTGTCGATCCAAACAATCAAAAAAGTCTCTCTCATTCCGAGGCTCTGGATTCAGCAGATGCCATCGTCATGTGTGTCCGTTTCCGCAACTGGGAAGATCAGGCCATGCAGCGCTTTGATCAAGCTTTCGAACGAGGAACCCCCATCGTAGCACTGCGCACCAGCACTCATGCCTTCAAATTCCCCAAAACGAGCAAATGGGCAAAATACAGTTTTAATGCCAAACCAGAAACCGGCTGGGATAAAGGCTTTGGTCGTCAGGTTCTCGGTGAAACTTGGGTCAACCACCACGGTGTTCACAAAAAGGAAGGAACCCGTTCAGTCATTGAAGAGGCTAACAAAAACCATCCCATCCTTCAAGGCGTAGGAACCATCTTTGGAACATCCGACGTCTATGGAGCCTCCCCACTGAAACCATCCACCATCTTGCTGCGCGGCGAAGTGACCAAAACCCTTGAGGCGGACTCCCCGGCGGTTGAAGGCAAAAAAAACAAGCCTATGCAACCGATTGCCTGGACGCGTGAGTTCAAGCAAGCAAACGGTAAAACGAACAAAATCCTCACCACCACCATGGGAGCAGCTACGGATCTATCCGATGCCAACCTGAGGCGCCTTGTCGTCAATGGGGTGTTCTGGGGAATGGATATGAATGTCCCCAAAGATATCTCAGTCGATACTCCAGGCGAATACAAGCCATCCAAGTATAGCTTCAACGCCTTCAAAAAAGGATTAAAACCAAGCGACTTTGTCTTGAGCCCCGCCACTCCGTCAAAAAAGACTGAAGCCAAGACCGAATCAAACAACATTAGGATCAAGCAAAACGAACATATCACCTTGCTTGGTAGCGGCCTTGGCTCGCGCATGAACCACTTCGGACACTTTGAAACCGATTTGCAATTGCGCTTCCCTAACAACAAACTTATCATTCGCAACCTCTGTGATGAAGGCAACACCCCGGGGTTTCGCCCCCACCCCGGTCGCCCATCTCCCTGGGCATTCCCCGGAGCCGAAAAATTTCAAACCGAATTGAAAAAAGGCTCCGGTAGCCAAGGCCGCTTTGAGTCTCCCGACCAATGGCTGACCCGGCTCAAGACGGATACAATCATTGCCTTTTTCGGCTTTAACTCCTCATTCAACGGCCCGGCGGGATTGGATAGCTTCCGAGAGGAACTCGACGGATTCATCAAACATACATTGGCGCAAAAGTACAATGGTAAAGAGCGCCCTCAATTGGTTCTGGTATCACCCACAGCCGTTCAAGACTTATCAAGCACTCATGGCACACCTGACGGTAAATCCATCAACGCCAACTTGAAACTCTACACGGAAGCCATGCAGGAAGTGGCAACGGCAAACAAGATCCCCTTTGTGGATGTTTTCTCCCCCTCCCTCGCCATTTTTTCCCGTAGCACCAAACCCCTCACCGTAGACGGAGCCCTGCTCAATGACAGAGCCTACCGCTGGCTTGCCCAACGGCTCAGCACGAGCCTCTTCGGTAAAACCCATACCGATACCACTCACAAAGCACTTGTTCACGATGCCGTGATGGAAAAAAACTGGTGTTGGATGAAGGACTATAAAATCGCCAACGGCGTGCACGTCTACGGGCGTAGATACAAGCCATTCGGCCCGCAAAACTATCCAGACGAACTCATCAAAACCCGCGAAATGACCAAACTGAGGGACCATGCCATCTGGCGTGCTCTGGAAGGTAAAAAGTCCGATCTGGCAAAAGCGGATGCCAAAACCCACCCACTTCCCGAGGTGCCGTCTAACTACAAGCCCAGCAATAAAAACGGCAGTCCAGAATATCTCCCGGGATCAAAGTCGGAAACCAAAATCGAGGTTGCTGACGGTTACAAAATCGAACTCTTTGCCTCCGAGCGTGAGTTTACGGATCTCGCCAACCCGGTTCAGATATCTTTCGATAACAAAGGCCGACTCTGGGTAGCCACAATGCCAAGCTACCCACACTATAAAATCGGAGACCCCAAACCTTCCGACAAACTCATCATCTTTGAAGATACCAATGGCGATGGCAAAGCGGACAAACAAACAACCTTTGCTGACGACCTCCATATCCCGATCGGCTTTGAGATCACCGACCATGGAGTCTACGTATCTCAAAGCGACAGCCTCGTCCTACTGAAAGACACCGACGGCGATGACCGCTACGACACGAAGGAAATCGTCCTCAGTGGATTTGACGACCACGATACCCACCACGCCATCAGTGCATTCTGCGCCGATCCATCCGGGGCCATCGTGATGGGAGAAGGAGTCTTCCTCCATTCCAACGTCGAAACCATTTATGGTCCCCAACGTGGAACCAACGGTGGCTTCTTTCGCTACTCCCCACAAAGAAAAAAGCTGATTCGTTATGCCCAGTACAGTATTCCCAACCCCTGGGGCATCGCCTACGACAGCTACGGGCAGGACTTCTTCATCCACACCTCCGGCCCCTCAGCCTCATGGATGCTGCCGGGAACCGTCAAACCCCGCTACGGAGTAAACCTCAAGGCTCCCGACGTTCTCACCAGCAATAAAGTGCGCCCAACCTCCGGACTGGAAATAGTATCCAGCAGCCACTTCCCAGATAACGTTCAGGGGGACATCCTCATCAATAACAACATCGGGTACCTTGGCGCCAAGCAACACCAAGTGGTGGAAAATGGAACAGGCTTCAGCACCAAGTACCGACAGGACCTATTTAAATCAGCAGACAAAAACTTCCGCCCCGTCGATCTCGAATTTGCCCCCGACGGATCGCTCTACATCGCGGATTGGCACAACGCCTTGATCGGCCACATGCAACACAATGCTCGTGACCCGTTCAGAGATCATGCGCACGGGCGGATCTATCGTCTAACCTATCCCTCAAGACCTTTGGTGAAGCCGGCGTCCGTCGACGGAGCCAGCATCAGCACCCTGCTCGACAACCTGACACTGCCGGAATACCGCACACGTTACCGTACTCGCCGGGAGCTCAGAGGTCGCGACGCCGATGACGTGTTACCCGCATTAAAGGCATGGGCTGCAGCACAAACAAATGAGCGCCACAAACTTGAAGCCCTCTGGGTTTCGTGGGGACTCAATCAAGTTGACGAGGCTCTCCTCAAGCAGCTCTTGAAATCCCAAGACCACAAAATTCGATCAGCTGCGGTCCGGGTCCTGCGCTTCAATGAGCACCTGATTGAAGATCAAGCATCCCTCTTGATGGTCGCAGCCAATGACGACCACGGACGAGTTCGCCTCGAAGCCATCGCCGCAGCCTCATGGATCGGTAAGGAACAAGGGCTCCCCATCGTCGAAGCAGCTGGAAACAAAGCAGTGGACAAATACATCAAACAATCCCTGACGACCAGCAAAGCCCATTTGCAGGGAGAAAGCTCAGCCAGCGAGAAAAAACACGTCGTCAAGACCCATCTCAAAGGTAAAGCCAAGCAACTCTACCTCAAGGGTGCTGAAATCTACGAGCGGGAAGGTCATTGCGGCACCTGCCATCAAGCCGACGGCAAAGGTTTACCCGCATCCGGGTTCCCCCCACTCAGCAAAACCAAGTGGGCCATTGGCAGTGAAGACCGACTGATCAAACTGACCCTCAAAGGTCTGCATGGCCCGATCGAAGTACTTGGAAAACCATACCCCGGCCAGGTGCCCATGACCCCCTTTGAAGGCATGCTCAATGATGAGGAGATTGCTTCGGTGCTCACCTATGTCAGAAACTCCTTTGGAAACAAAGCATCGGCCATCACACCACAAAAAGTGCAAGCCATCCGAGCGGAAGTCAAAGGCAAGCAAGGCTTCTACAACCCGGATGAACTACTCAAGGAACACCCCCACCAATAA
- a CDS encoding thioredoxin family protein: protein MKTFFYLCLAAGAIVLPASERARNVVFQMASVVVTGLEQVFLQGEYAEVRMVDGAEFDAVIKEPGRLVIVDFHHEETSGSYSEKSEFDESVNRLPSKVLIAKVLAGRNIELMDRLQIHNVPTLRVYREGQLLEEFKGKVDTDRFLEVVRYHLANPDSKPRKEGYIGPLQDDWLPEGVQQRPRDGAVTPLDYDLERSRKK, encoded by the coding sequence GTGAAAACCTTTTTCTACCTATGCCTTGCTGCTGGTGCTATTGTGCTGCCCGCATCCGAGCGCGCGCGGAATGTGGTATTTCAGATGGCCAGTGTGGTGGTTACAGGATTGGAGCAGGTCTTTCTTCAGGGGGAGTATGCTGAGGTCCGTATGGTTGACGGGGCTGAGTTTGATGCCGTCATTAAAGAGCCAGGTCGTCTGGTGATTGTTGATTTCCATCACGAAGAAACCTCGGGTTCATATAGTGAAAAGTCGGAATTTGATGAGTCTGTCAACCGCTTGCCATCCAAGGTGTTGATTGCCAAAGTGCTGGCCGGACGGAATATCGAGCTGATGGATCGACTTCAAATTCACAATGTGCCGACGCTTCGGGTATACCGGGAAGGTCAGTTGCTGGAAGAATTCAAAGGTAAGGTGGACACGGACCGCTTTCTCGAAGTCGTTCGTTACCATTTGGCCAATCCTGACAGCAAACCTCGTAAGGAAGGATATATCGGACCGCTTCAGGACGATTGGTTGCCTGAGGGGGTTCAGCAACGTCCACGTGATGGAGCAGTTACTCCGCTTGACTACGATCTCGAGCGTAGTCGGAAGAAGTAG